From the Methanobacterium sp. genome, the window TTTTATTAGTATTGTGTATGGGTGCTGTTTCAGCAGCAGATGTTAATACAAGTGATAATTCAGCAGATTCTGCTTCTAATGAACTGGCTTTAATAAAAATTTCAGGCCAGGTTGAACAATGTTCTGATGGTGAACCTTTCCAGGGAGCAACGGTAACTGTACATGATAACGGAACGCAAGTTGCCAGTACCACTACTGGTGCTGATGGAACCTACTCTACCAGCTTCCAGAGCGTGAATAGAGTTTTCACGGTAACTGCCAGTGCCAATGGACACAAACCATCCACCCAAATAGTCACAGTAAACAACAACCAGGAAACCTATACCGGTACAGCGAACTTACATTTAGGTAATAACGATGCATATGTCTATCAAGGATGGACCATCAATCCAGATGAGAATTATACCTTCTCTGACGGAACAACCATACATCTTACCGGAGCCAGCAATGCTTTTACCACAATCAATGAGGGTATAACTTATGCTACAGGTAACCCTGGAGTTAACACTGTATACATCGCCCCGGGAACTTACAATGAGTACAGTATGAGTATTGACACTTCAGTTAACCTGCATGGTGAAAACCAGGATACTACCATTATTGATGCTGATGATAATGCCAGAATATTAACTATCTGGAACGGAGCAACTGTCAACATAGAACAACTGACATTCAGGGATGGTTCATCTGAATATGGTGGCGCTCTTCGTGTTGAAAGTGGAACTGTAACCCTCACTGACTGTACCTTCGATTCCAACACTGTTCTTGATCATGGTGGTGCTATCTACGTGGATCTCGGTGCAACCGCTATTATAGCCGGCTCTACATTTACTGACAACCCCTCAGGATATGCTGGTGGTGCAATTAGTAATAGGGGTACTTTGGATATTGCTGACTGTACATTCACTGGCAACTCAGCTGGTAACTTTGGTGGAGCCATCTACAATGGCGGTACCTTAACAGTTACTGATAGTACTTTCACCAGTAACACTGGACCTTATGCTGGAGCTATTCGTAATCAAAATGGTAATGCTACAATTACTGATTGTGTTTTCGTTAGTAACACTGCAAGTTCTAATGGTGGTGCTATCAACAGTATGGGTTATATTAACATCATGGGTAGTACGGCTAATGCTACTATTTCCGGTTGCGCTTTCACCGGTAACACCGCACAAATTGGTGGAGCAATCGTTAATTGGAATGCTCTAATGGATGTTTTTGGCTGTAGTTTGACAGATAACACCGCAATTTCTATTGGAGGTGCTATCTATAATACGGGATTTAATTTAACAGCTAATTATAACCGATTCTACAATAACTCTGCAAATCAGGGAAGTGCTATTTGCAACGATTCTGGTTCAGTAAATGCAGAAAATAACTGGTGGGGTTCTAACAATCCTATTCCAGATTTCCCTAATTTGATTTCTGGTGCAGCAGCACCTACGCAATGGTTGTTCATGACAGTTAGTGCTGATCCAACTACTATTAATAATGGTGGAACCAGTTTGATTACAGTTAGTTTCAACAACTACTCATCTGATGGAACTACCTACACCGAATTTGACCCATCCCTGGGCCATATACCCGATGGTACTCAGGTAACATTCGCAACCACTCTGGGAAGCATCCCTGGAACTGTTGTAGAAACTGCAGGTGGTATTGCCACTGCTACTTTCACAGCCAGTCAAACTCCAGGAATAGCCTATATTTCTGGTTTGATTGACAGTTATCAAACACCTTACGACCCCAATAATCCAAACACAACACCATACACCACAGTAACTATCAATCCAGCAGCGAACCTGACTATCACCAAAACAGGACCCAACACTGTTATTGCAGGTGAATCACTAACATACAATATTACCATTACCAATAACGGCCCAGATATTGCTGAAGGTGTGACATTACAGGATGTAATGGTGGGTGCTGATGCTTTCAACACAGGAACTCTTGAATATCGTTACCAAACCAATAGTGGCGCTTGGAGTGACTGGATAAGCTTCTCTAACCCTTTAAATATCAACCTGGGAACCATAAACAATGGTAACACTGCAGTAATCCAAATAAGGGGCACGGTCAAATCATCTGCAAACTCTGGAACACAAATAACCAACACTGCAACTACCGAAACGACCACTACACCCGGCTCTAAAACAGCCACAATAACCACAACTGTTAATAGAGTCTCAGATATTGTTTTAACGAAAACTGTAGACAAAACACGACCAAATGTAGGTGAAACAGTCACATATACTGTAACTGCACACAACAACGGACCATCAGATGCCAGTAACATTCAGATAAATGATATAATGCCATCCGGTTTTAGTGATGTTACCATAACACCTTCTAAAGGAACATACAATAATGGAATCTGGACACTGGACCTGGCAAGTGGTGAAACAGCAACTTTAACCTTAACCGGTAAAGTAACAGCTACCATGGCAGGTAAAACCGCAAACAACACCGCAACCATACAAGGAACAGCAACTTCAGCCAGTTCAACTATTTACGTGCCTAAAAGTGACCTGTACGTCACCATAACCAGCAGCAAACAGAACCCTGGAGTAGGTGAGAAGTTCACTTTAACCTACAAGCTCGGGAACAATGGACCAGACACTGCAGAGAACGTGACCATAACCATACCTGTACCAGAAGGTTTTGTGGTTGATAAAATTGAAGGCGACGGAACCTGGACTTATGATCCAACTACCAGGACCATTACCTGGACCATGGCCAACGTTACAGTGGGTGATCCTTACCTGCACATCACTGGCTGGTTTACCAGAGCGGGTTCATACGTTTTCACGGCATCAATAAATTCAAACACCTACAACATAAACACCCAGGGCGTATCAGACCTCACAGTTAACGCACAGAACGTGGCAGAAGCAAAAACTATCAGCATGCAGGAAACAGGAGCACCAATTGCACCTATCCTACTGGCAATATTACTGGTAATTGGTGGACTACTGTTACCATCCAGAAAATAACCCCTTTCTCCCTTTTTTTCTTTTTTTAGGATTTTTGTAATGGAAGATTTAGAAGATTAATTTCCCTATTCCAGCTATTTAAGTATTGTTCTATTTGGAAATAGGCATAATCAAAATTTAGGGGTTAAAATTAAGATTAAATGCAATAATAAACTTACAATTATAGGTTTTCTAAACTTGTTATCTAGATCTCCTAAAACCTTAAATTATAATAAAATTTAATATATTTTTATGAATATTTCAGTTGATCAGGCGCTGAATTATATTAAAGAATGCTCCAGGGGAGATATAATAATACTCCCTCATGCTTATGATTCCATGTATGATTTTGATCGAAACATTGAAGAAGAATTTTATATGATTGTCTGTTAAAACAGAATGTTGATGGGATAATCAAACAAAGAAGTAATAGATTCAGGCTTTACTATAAACAGGGCGGCCTTAGAATAAATTATGATTTAATTATTGTAATAGAATTTGATAAAAATTCCACAAAAAATATAAAAGTTGTAACTACATATGAACAATCAGTAAAAAGAAGGGTGCGTTAAAGGTGGAAAAACATTTTTTTAAAATGATAAATGAGTATGATAAACAGTCCGACACACTTTATCTTCGTGTTGTGGACCCATACCAATACAAAGAATCAATAGAATTAGCAGATAACATAATACTTGATTTTGATTCAGAGAACATTCCCGTAGCTCTAGAAATATTGGATGCTTCTAAATATTTCCATGTCAAACCCTATGCACTAAGAAACTTTGCACTGGACATGAAGATCTATATCCAAACCGATAAAATAACTTTAAACGCCAAATTCATCATTTCAACACATCACAAGAAAGAAGAAGTACCAGTTAATGTGGGTACCATAAATGATATTGAGTTACCAACAATGCAAACCAGTTATGCGGTAGCTTAAAATTTATTTATTTTATTTTAATCATTAATGATTTATTCTTCAAGGAGCAGTGATTTACTGTATATTCTTAACAATTACTGGTATTTGCTGGTAATTTAGGGAATGATAAATGATAATTAATCAATATACATATGATTGATTTTTATTTTTAGAGATATTAATTCCTGAATAATGAAATTTTTCATAAAATAGCTTCTTCAAAATATTCAGGGATGAAATATAAACATTTACGCCATTTTTCCCTTAGGACACCGTAAATATCCTGGTCCAAAATGTAGGTGTCACAGTAATCCTCTTCGTTACGCATACCACGACCATAAGCCTGAACTAAACTGGCCACAGTCTTGTATGCATACCAGTAGCCATCTCGATTCATCCTGGTCATGATCTGTTTATCCCCTAAGTAGGGGAAAGGCATTTTGTAGATAACCTGGAAACGGCACAGATCATCAGGGAAATCAACCCCTTCATCTACACTGGGAGCCACCAGTACCAGTGGTTCCTCGGATTCTACGAATTTCCTGATGACCACCTCTCTTTTCGGGCTTCTTTTCAAATTACGGTGGGGGCTGTAAATGATTACCCGTGGATCCTGTAAGTTTTCACTGATGTAGGTGGCTAACTTATGACTATGGGTATGTATCAAACCCTTATCTTCAGGGTGTTTTTCCAGGATCTTTTTAAGGGTGGGGATAGAGCGGGGTTTAGTTTCTTCAATATATTTATTTACTGCAATGATTTTGGAATAAAAGTAACTAATATTTGAAATTCCAAATACTCTGATAAAACAATAAAGCTAAGATAAACTACATTGCAAACTATATTATACCGATAAATTTCAATATATCTTCAATTTGATCTTCTATTACTATTTTAGATTTTGAATAAGCCTCCTCAAGAACATAATTTAAATCGTCTTCGCCTTCCCAAAGATTTTCCAAAAATTTAATTCCCATATCAGACTCGATTTCTTTCAAAACAAATGTACAGACAAATATGTCATCAATGTATCCTTGAGGGCCATATATTGTTTCTGGTATGATGTCAAACGGCGCAACATAATAAGCTATTGCTGCACACACTTTTAATCTAGTTTTTGAACCTATAATTTCTTCATTTAGTATTTCAGTCAATAATTTAAAAAGGTCAGGCCCATAATCTATAAATGCCTCATATTCCCCCTCGAATGCATCAAGATTTTCTCTGATAACATCATAGAAATCTTTAAAATTTACATCATCTACTTCATCATGTTCAAAATCTTCTAAAAAACTCATTATTCCACCTGGTTATTCTAATATTTTATAAATTCCGTTTTTAACTTTCTCATAGAATAAATATTCTTCATAATTTAATTTAGAAGGTTCTAAATCGTCACGCTCAAATATTATTTTTTTAATTATCGTTTTAAGTCTGCGACCTGTAATTCTGTGTATATTTCTGATTTTATCAATTTCAGAATTCATCATGTTATAATTATCTATTATGGCTTGGTTGTCAATAATTTTTCCAATTATCAATAAATCATTTGGATCATCAGGTCCTAAAACAGATCCTTTAGCCCAATTTCGTACAGCAGCCTTAGTTCTCTGACCCCCTAAATCCAAATAACGATTATAAAGTTCATTTTCTGAAATCTTTTGGTGTTTAATGAACTTCATGAAAGCATATTTCCAGTATTCAATTAATTTGTTATTAACACTTTCCTCTAAGTCAAATATGTCAATAATTAGTTGTAAAAGGGATTTTTGATCATCATCGTCCAAAATTACAATGAAATTTCCAGGTTTAAACATTTTAGGAGTCCCTTCAAAAACGTTACCCCCTAATGATTTTAAATAAAAGTAAGTTTTTCCCATATTTAACTTCTTACGATATTTACGCTCATTTTTAAGACTTAATAATAAAAATTCGGCATATTCATCAAATGATCCAGTTTCAGCATCGGTTGATTCAATCTCATCGATTTGTTTTTCTACAAATTCAATTTCTGATTGATATTCAGAAGAATAGGCTTTTTTAAAGATTTTGTTTTTAAATTCTTCAAAAGGATTACTATCCTGAATGGGTGGTTGTTCTATCTCTTCATCTTTTTCGTATATTTTTTTCCGTTTATAGAAATCTTCGAAGAATGCACCATCTTTTTCGATATCAATAAAACTATATATTTCTGATACATAATTCATCGAGAATTTTTCTTCCTCGTATGAATACGTAGAAGCTAAGTCAACTTGATTTTTAATTCGTTTTTCATTTAAGCCCTCATAAGCAAGGAATTTTATTTCTTTATATGGCAAAAATAATTCTAACATATTTTTAGTCTTCAAAGCACCCGGTAAAATAAGCTTTTTATCTGAACGATCAAAATGTTTGTAAGAAATCCAATTGATATCTTCAACATTAACAGCTTTAAGACCTATTTTGTCAAGATCTTCTCTTAGAATTCTCTTTTCTAAAGCGGAATATGTTGCAATGATGGTATTTTCAGGATCATCAATGTTTTTTGCAATATTAATTAATTCATAGTCTTTAGCTATTCTGGAAAAAGACTTTTTTTCTGAAAAACGTTTACATTGACTTAGCTCCTCATAAACAGAATTAACTTCAGATATAAATCTTTTTAATGGCAATTGATTATTTTCATGCTCTTTTTCGAGATTAAATTCAAGATTTTCGATTATCTCAGGAATACTATAATAACGCCAAGAATCATTATTTTTAGATATACTTTTATATCTAGATGGATTGATGGATAAATCGGACATTATATTTAACATTTTCCATGCTGTATAGTAAGCACGTTTATTAATCAACTTCTTGTCATCTATAACTCTAGTTATATTTTGCGCTCCTTCAAAATGATCATCAATATTACCAGATTCAAGTGGATCAAAAATCTCAATTTCCTTATTATCTTGATAAAAACGAGGCAAATCAACATTATATCTATTCAAAAGATTGATTATAGGGCGACATTCTTCCAAATTAAAATATTTTAAAGATTTTATTTTTATTTCCTCATTATTTTGAAGAAGATTTGTTGTAAATGGCAATACTAAAGAGTTTGTTGCATCTTTCAGTTGATTGATATATTTCATTTGTCGAGGATTAGAAAAATGAAAAATAAATCTAGTACTTTTAGGTAAAAGCTCTTTCAACCACTTTAAAAAGATACGGTAAGTATAATCAGAATAAATAAATCTATCTAAGTTTTCGAATATTATTAACCCTAAATCAAGTTTTAAATCGCTTTGTATCTTTTTTTTATCAATAATCAAGTTTTTAATACTTTTAAAAATCTTGTTCCCTTTATTATCATGATATAATAATATTTTAGATTTGTTGTTATCAACGAAATTGTCTTCTTGTCGTGAAATATATCTTTGCTTTAAATGTCTGTTATGAATTCTCGGGAAAAAAAACTCAGCCTTCACATCTTTATTAGTCATTAACCCAATCGGGATGTCATAAAACAGATATTCACCCTGCCAATTTAGCATGTAATAATTTCTCATATGTAAATCAATTGGACTTTCATTGACTCTTTGACCTTTTTGTGAGAAAATTAGGGCAGATTTCTTGTTTAAATAGGAATAAAAATAAGAAAGTAATGGAATAGGTCTTAACATGAAATCAGGAATGAATATAATAAGATTTTTATCTTCAAGAGTATTTATGAAAGTATTCAAAAAGATGTTGGTAATAGGGCTTAGTTTATTTGATAATTTATTATTATCATAGTAATCCATTTCGTCACAATAAGGGTCGTATGCCAGGATTTCATGTATTTTTTCATGCCATTTAATCAAATTTATCACCTACTCATTAATGTCACTAGAAATCGAAAAAATTTCTTCAAAAATAACACTCAATTCTTTTGCATGTACACTACCCAAAATAAGACCTAACTCAAAATTTTTTTCAAATGAATTCTTTCTTAACTCCCCACTCCCCAAGTAAGCACTTTTTTTATCAACAACGATAAACTTTGCATGAGTACTACTTTCAATGTAATTTTTTGATTGATAATGGTAATTCCTAATTGTTACATCACATTTATTCTCTTTAAAATATTTAATAACAGGTTTAACAACATCAAATCTACTATTATTATCTTTTTTATTAATTTGTCTTGAAATAATATTTATTTTTACACCATTTTTATTTTTATGAACTAATAACGGCAAAAAATCTTTAATCCCCTCAAAATCAAGAAAAGGAGAACAAATATAAATTGAATCATTTGCCTCCATAAAAAGTTTTTTTATTTCATCTTTAATGTAATTTATAGATATATCATGGTTTTTAAAAGAGGATTTTAAACCAAAATAATTAAAAGGAGGTAATGTAAGAGCTATAAATGGGCCTGAGTTTTTTTCATCTTCTCTTAAAGATATTACGGGTTTTTTATCTAATATTACAGTTCTATTTTGAAATTTTCCCCCTTCATCACTGTAAACAAGGAATTCCCTAGATATTAAATATCTTAATGAAACTTTGATTTCTTCTTCATTATATTTAATTTTTAACAAATTAACTATTTGATCTATCTTAATTTCTCGATTATCCTGAAAAACGGCAATTAAATCCATAAATAAATCATAATACTCGCCATGAGTAATAATTGTGTTCTTACCAATAGCTGAATTCATATCTTTTCTTCCCTAAAAAAACATCTCTATCTAAATTACGGTTGAAATCATAACAAACAAACTCAGGAACATACATACAAGAAAAACAGGCTCCTTTCTCAAATATACAAGTAGGATCTAAAGTACAATCATTCAATTCTAATTTAACATCACTAAACCAATCAAAAAGGGAGTGTTCAAAAACAAATGAAAATCCACCTGTATTAATTACAGAAGTTGAGTAAATTAAGAGTGCAGCAGAATTAACAAATATCAATTCACCGCATGATTCACTGTCTAAACCTGTGTGTAAAGGTGAACGCCTGATTAATATGTGAGATAATGTGTGTAATAACGTTTGGAGTTCTTTATAAGCACCTTCTTCTTTTTTAATTTTTAGAAGAAGTTCCGTGGCATCTTTCACACTATCTGGAATCTTTGCATCCAAAAACTGATTTTTTATTAACCATTCACAAACTTTAATTTTATCGAGATCGATCATAATACCTTCAGTCTCAAAAGGATAAGAATAAACATGATAATCTTTTTTCTTTCTAAAATCTTTCCAAATAGGTGTAAAATGTGGAACAAAGTCTTTTTCATAAAACTTGTTAATCCCATTTATTATACCAATTGCAGATGAAATAAGATTTATATTAGAAATGTATGTGATATCTTCAATACCAAATTCAAATTTAAGATCCATAAAATTTCTTTCTAATATCTCTTTTTTGGTTCGGTTTAGATTAGATTCAATAAAATCCTGGAACGTAGTTTTATCCATCCTATGCTGATTTTCCCCCTTTGAAAATATGCCTTTTATGGAATAATAATCATTGAAACTTTCTAAATCAACATCAGAATATTCGTTTTTGAGTTTAGATGTAATTCTGTTTAATTCTTTAAAGTAATCCTTAAGCTTATCCATATTGACCATCGGATCATCACTATTAAAGTTATAAAGATGATAGTATTTGTTAATATCTTCTAAACTAACAGGATATCCTTTTTCAACAAGTGATGAAAATTTATTAAGGTACAATCCTACTAAGATGTACTTTAAATTGTCAATATCAATAAAATTCGTTTCAGGTATGTCAACAATAGTGAGAACAACAGGGTTACTTACACCACCCTCACGTACTGTTAATGTACTAAATTTACTATTATCTTTATTACAAATCTTTTCGCCCTGTTCTTCATGGGAACATTCAAATCTAAAAATGTCTATTGGTTTAACTCGTCCCTCCTTCCAACATTTATCACAAACAGCCTTCCAAGTACTCAAAGAATCTTTTTTATCCCAAAGAAGTTTTATAGGGTGATCACCACATGAGTATGTGAGAGGTCTAATAATCCCACACGTTTCACAGTATAACAAGATCTCTAATTGCTCATATTCTCCATGACAATTTGGAATCATACATTTATTCGGATTAAATGTATTTAGATCCTGACTATTTCTTAAATTCCTATAATCTCCACATTTTTTGCAGATAAAGGTTTTAGGATACAGAACATATTTTCCACTATACTGATTATCATCCTGATGATCAGCAAATTTATATTTTAAGATTTCTAAGTTGTCAATGTCCCTAGATGAGAGTTTATCATAGTTGAGCTTTTTGGATTCAATTCGAAGATTAAATGAATGGAATATTTTATCAAATACTATTTTTTTTAACCTTTTTTCGTTATATATATGTAAATTATCATCATTTTTATCGTTAAATACATAATTAACTCTAAAAGAATGATTTTCGGATGTGACGATCAAATTTTTAACGATTTTA encodes:
- a CDS encoding carboxypeptidase regulatory-like domain-containing protein, with product MKKIKKQINKKIIIPLFFILLVLCMGAVSAADVNTSDNSADSASNELALIKISGQVEQCSDGEPFQGATVTVHDNGTQVASTTTGADGTYSTSFQSVNRVFTVTASANGHKPSTQIVTVNNNQETYTGTANLHLGNNDAYVYQGWTINPDENYTFSDGTTIHLTGASNAFTTINEGITYATGNPGVNTVYIAPGTYNEYSMSIDTSVNLHGENQDTTIIDADDNARILTIWNGATVNIEQLTFRDGSSEYGGALRVESGTVTLTDCTFDSNTVLDHGGAIYVDLGATAIIAGSTFTDNPSGYAGGAISNRGTLDIADCTFTGNSAGNFGGAIYNGGTLTVTDSTFTSNTGPYAGAIRNQNGNATITDCVFVSNTASSNGGAINSMGYINIMGSTANATISGCAFTGNTAQIGGAIVNWNALMDVFGCSLTDNTAISIGGAIYNTGFNLTANYNRFYNNSANQGSAICNDSGSVNAENNWWGSNNPIPDFPNLISGAAAPTQWLFMTVSADPTTINNGGTSLITVSFNNYSSDGTTYTEFDPSLGHIPDGTQVTFATTLGSIPGTVVETAGGIATATFTASQTPGIAYISGLIDSYQTPYDPNNPNTTPYTTVTINPAANLTITKTGPNTVIAGESLTYNITITNNGPDIAEGVTLQDVMVGADAFNTGTLEYRYQTNSGAWSDWISFSNPLNINLGTINNGNTAVIQIRGTVKSSANSGTQITNTATTETTTTPGSKTATITTTVNRVSDIVLTKTVDKTRPNVGETVTYTVTAHNNGPSDASNIQINDIMPSGFSDVTITPSKGTYNNGIWTLDLASGETATLTLTGKVTATMAGKTANNTATIQGTATSASSTIYVPKSDLYVTITSSKQNPGVGEKFTLTYKLGNNGPDTAENVTITIPVPEGFVVDKIEGDGTWTYDPTTRTITWTMANVTVGDPYLHITGWFTRAGSYVFTASINSNTYNINTQGVSDLTVNAQNVAEAKTISMQETGAPIAPILLAILLVIGGLLLPSRK
- a CDS encoding DUF2283 domain-containing protein, translated to MEKHFFKMINEYDKQSDTLYLRVVDPYQYKESIELADNIILDFDSENIPVALEILDASKYFHVKPYALRNFALDMKIYIQTDKITLNAKFIISTHHKKEEVPVNVGTINDIELPTMQTSYAVA
- a CDS encoding helicase C-terminal domain-containing protein yields the protein MRVFGISNISYFYSKIIAVNKYIEETKPRSIPTLKKILEKHPEDKGLIHTHSHKLATYISENLQDPRVIIYSPHRNLKRSPKREVVIRKFVESEEPLVLVAPSVDEGVDFPDDLCRFQVIYKMPFPYLGDKQIMTRMNRDGYWYAYKTVASLVQAYGRGMRNEEDYCDTYILDQDIYGVLREKWRKCLYFIPEYFEEAIL
- a CDS encoding YkvA family protein; this translates as MSFLEDFEHDEVDDVNFKDFYDVIRENLDAFEGEYEAFIDYGPDLFKLLTEILNEEIIGSKTRLKVCAAIAYYVAPFDIIPETIYGPQGYIDDIFVCTFVLKEIESDMGIKFLENLWEGEDDLNYVLEEAYSKSKIVIEDQIEDILKFIGII
- a CDS encoding phospholipase D family protein, with protein sequence MNSAIGKNTIITHGEYYDLFMDLIAVFQDNREIKIDQIVNLLKIKYNEEEIKVSLRYLISREFLVYSDEGGKFQNRTVILDKKPVISLREDEKNSGPFIALTLPPFNYFGLKSSFKNHDISINYIKDEIKKLFMEANDSIYICSPFLDFEGIKDFLPLLVHKNKNGVKINIISRQINKKDNNSRFDVVKPVIKYFKENKCDVTIRNYHYQSKNYIESSTHAKFIVVDKKSAYLGSGELRKNSFEKNFELGLILGSVHAKELSVIFEEIFSISSDINE